AGCGCGGCCGCGCCGGCTCCCGACTCGAGGTGGCCGAAGTTGGTCTTCGCAGACCCCAGCAGGACGGGCTTGTCGTCTTCGCGGCCACGACCGACCACCCGGCCGAGCGCATCGGCTTCGATCGGGTCACCGATCGGGGTGCCGGTGCCATGGGCTTCGATGTAGTCGACGGTGGAGGGCACGATGCCCGCGTCACGATATGCCCGGCGCAGAACATCGACCTGGGCATCGGGATTCGGCGCGACGATTCCGTTGGAACGGCCATCGGAGTTGACCGCGCTGCCCTTCACCACCGCGAGGATCCGGTCGCCGTCGCGCTCGGCGTCGGACAGGCGCTTGAGCACCACCAGGCCGGCGCCCTCGCTCCGGACCATACCGTCGGCATCCGACGAGAAGGCCTTGATATGACCGTCTTTCGCGACCGCGCCGATCGAATCGAATCCGAGGGTGATCGCGGGCGCCAGCAGCATGTTCACACCGCCGGCCAGCGCCACGTCGGCGTCACCGTTACGCAGGGCACGCACCGCGTCGTGCACCGCCACCAGTGTGGAGGAGCATGCGGTGTCGACGGCGACCGAAGGGCCGCGGAAATCGTAGAAGTAGGACACCCGGTTGGCGACGATCGCGGTGGAACCACCGGTCAGCGCATACGCATCGGCCGACGCCGGCGCGTCCGGATCCGACTTCCCCAGTCCCAGGGAGGCGACCAGCTGGAAGTCGTTGGTCGAGGTGCCGATGAAGACACCCACGGATTCGCCCTTGAGCGTATTGGCGGGAATTCGCGCGTGCTCCAACGCTTCCCACGTCAGCTCCATCATCAGGCGCTGCTGCGGATCGACCCGCTCGACCTCGACCGGCGACATCGCGAAGAATTCCGCGTCGAAGCCCTTGATCACATCCTGATCGAGGTAGCCGCCGAGGGTGTTCCCCTTCTCGACCGCGGCCGCGATATCGGGATCGGCCAGGAATTCGGACCACCGTCCTTCGGGCCGCTCCCGGATTCCGTCACCCCGGTTGATCAGGAACTCCCAGGTCGACTCCGGGGTATCCCCCGCACCCGGCAACCGTGTGGACAGACCGACGATCGCGATGTCGTGGGCCGCTCCGGGCTGGTATCCGGCGGTGTAGAAGGCGTCGTCGGCCGTGTCCTCGGGCAGATCCGGCTCACCGTTGATGATCCGCTCGGCGAGGGAGGCGATGGTCGGATGCTGATACACGATGGTCGCGTTCAGCATGACGCCGGTGCGCTCTTCGATATCACCCCCCAGGGCGATCGCATCGCGAGACGCGAGGCCGAATTCCTCCATCGGCCGGTCCACGGTGATCTGCTCCACCGGTTGCCCGGTGGCCTCGGCCACCCACTGCTGCAACCACTCTCGCAGCTCGGCCACCGACATGTCGGTACCCGGCCGCTCGGCCGCGGCCTGCTGGTCGACCTCGGCGTTCGCGGCGCCGGTGGTCGCGGCGCCGGTGACGCCGCCGGTGTCTGTCGTCTGGGTGCCCTCGTTGTCAGCCATCAATTCCTCAAGCTACCTGTGTGCGAATGTTGCGCGGGCGGGGATCGACAGCCGATTCGCCGTCATGTGGACAAGTGCCGGGTTGTGGACAACCCATGGAATCTACGAACGCCCCGGCAACCTCGCCACCGTTGTCGGCATACCGCCGACCTGCTCCCCGATCAGGATATTCGGGTACCGCACAGCGGCCGACGTGCCGACCGGGGCGACGAGAAACCCCGTATGCGGCACGGCGGAAGGTCACCGGGACCACGATCTACTCTTCGTCCGGCGCATCGGGGAAGGCCTGCTGCTGGTAACCACCACGCAGCGTGCCTTCCAGATAGGCGGCGCGGCAGGCACGCCGGGCCAGCTTGCCGCTCGACGTACGCGGAATGGAACCGGCCGGAACCAGCAGCACATCGCGCACGGTGACACCGTGGCGCTGCGACAGCGCGCCACGCACCGCGTCGGCGATGGGCAGCGGGTCGGCCTTGTGCCCGCCCGGACCCCGCTCGGCGACGATCACCAACTGCTCGGAGGCATCGTCGGAGTCGTACTTCAGACCGGAGTGGCTGTCGGCGGTGAACACCTCGGCGGGCAGCTGGTTGGCCGGCACCGAGAACGCGGCGATGAAGCCCGGCCGCAGCATCTTGCTGGCCTCCTGCGCGGAGAACTCCAGATCCTGCGGGTAGTGGTTGCGCCCGTCGACGATCACGAGGTCCTTGACGCGGCCGGTGATGAACAGCTCACCGTCGACGTAGACGCCGTAGTCACCGGTGCGCAACCAGATGGCGTCGTCGGGCGTGCCCTCGGCGTGCGAACCCTCCGACAGCCGGTTGGTCAGCAGGTTCTTGAAGGTCTTGCGAGTTTCCTCGTCGCGACCCCAGTAGCCGATACCGATGTTGTTGCCGTGCAACCAGATCTCGCCGACCCGCCCCTCGGGCAGTTCCTGCGCACCCGTGGGATCGTCGATCGTCTCCGGATCCACGATCGCGGCCCACTGCGACAACGCGATGTAGCCACAGCTCACCTGCGCGATCGCATCCTGCGCACCCTGATCGACCTTCACCACGCGCCCGGCGTTGAGCTCGTTGCGGTCGACGTAGATGACCTTGGCCTCGTCCTCGGCGCGGGTCGCGGAGACGAACAGGGTCGCCTCGGCCATGCCGTAGCAGGGCTTGATCGCGGTCTTCGGCAGGCCGTAGGGCGCGAAGGCCTCGTTGAACTTCTTCATCGACGAGGTGGTCACCGGCTCACTGCCGTTGATCAGGCCGATGACATTCGACAGATCGAGCGGTTCGCCGTTCTTCGGCAGACCACGGGCGGCGGCGTGCTCGAACGCGAAGTTCGGAGCGGCCGCGAAGGTCCCGGCGCCGTCGGAGACCGCGGCCAGTTCGGAGATCCAGCGACCGGGACGGCGTACGAACGCGCTCGGCGACATGATGGTGATGTACTTGCCGCCGATCGCCGGCAGGATCACGCACAGCAGGCCCATGTCGTGGTATAGCGGCAGCCAGGTGACGCCGCGTGAATTCCAGTCCAGGTTGATGGCGTTGACCATCTGCAGCAAGTTGGTGCCCACCGCGCGGTGGGTGATCTCCACACCAGCCGGTGTCCGGGTCGAACCCGAGGTGTACTGCAGGTAGGCGATGTCGTCGACGGCCAGGTCCGGACGCACCCAGGCGTCGCCCAGGGTATCGGGCACCGCGTCGACGGCGATGATGCGCGGACGCTGAGCGGCCGGCAGCGGGCGGAAGAACTGGCGCACCCCGGCGGCCGAGGAGCCGGCCGTCAGAATCGCCGACGGCTTGCAGTCGCCCAGGACAGCGTGCAGGCGATCGGTGTGGCCCGGCTCGTCCGGATCGAACAGCGGTACCGCGATGGTGCCGGCGTAGATGGCGGCGAAGAAGGAGATCACATAGTCCAGGCCCTGCGGCGCCAGAATCGCCACCCGATCGCCGGGCTTGGTGACCTGTTGCAGACGAGCGGCCACCGCGCGCAGCCGAACGCCGAATTCCTTCCAGGTCAGATCCTGGTACTCCCCATCGCGCTCACGGGAGTAGTCGATATAGCGATACGCAAGATCGTTCGCATCGTTGCGGGTGTGCTTCTCGACGTAATCGACCAGGGTACGGCCCTCGGGAATTCTGATGTTCCCGGTTTCGTCCAGGTAGTCGTCGAAAGTCTCGTCCGTCATTCCTTCTCCTCCGAGGCACACGCAGCACGGCGCCATGGCCGCTGATACCTGTGAGGCCCCGACTCTCTTTCACCTGCGGGCGCTCTGTGGTGCGAGAGCCTGCCTGCAGCTTTTTCCGGCGGTCTGCGCGGTGACCACCTATGGGCTAGATGTACTCGAGCCAGGGACATGTTACAGAGCGGACCCCGAAGCGGTCTTCGGAGCGAACTCGAACACATTCCCGGCCGACACGCTTGGCGAATCTGCTACGACTCCTCTCGCAGCAACGGGATCACCGGCGCGAAAGCATCCATCTGTGTCGGAAACACTCCGACATAGGACATCGACGTCAATCGCCGCACGTTACGGATCTGCTCGGCGATCTCCTCGAATGTGCCTATGGCCACATACGGCGAGTTCAGGATGTCCTCGACCGACAGCTGGACGTCGACCTCGAGATCGGGGTGTAACCCCTTGTCGAGGGCCGCCAACGCCATCTCCGCGGTGCGTTCGCGATCGTCGGTGATCACGACCGCGGTGATGGTCCAGTTGAGTTCGATATCGGCGAACCGGTCCCCGGCCGCCTCCTTGATCAGTTTCACCTTCTCGATGGTCTTCTCGAGGGTGATACCCGACAGCAGGCCCTTACCGGTCTTGGTCGTGCGCGGGACGACCGAGATGATGTCGGCGTGCTTGGCGGCCAGCCGCAGCATCTTGGGGCCACCGCCTCCGGTCACCAGCGGCGGGCGCGGGCCCTGCCGGGGCCGCGGCGTGCCCTTGATGCCCCGCACCTGATAGTGCTTGCCCTCGAAATGGCATTCCTGCCCACGCAGCAGCACATCCAGAATCGTGAGCGCCTCGTCCAGCTTCTCGAGTCGTACACCCGGCGACTCGTAGGGCAGGCCGGCCGCCTCGAATTCGCTCTTGATCCAGCCGGCGCCGACACCGAGCTCCAGGCGCCCGCGGGAGAGCACGTCGATGGTCGCGGCGTCCTTGGCCAGCACCACCGGATGCCGGAAGCCGTTGGCCAGCACCGAGGTCCCGATGCGGATGCGGTCGGTGGCCACGGCCAGCGCGCCGAGCGCGGCGATCGGGCCGACCTGCGGGCCGAGATGGTCCGGGATCGCGAAGGAGTCGTAGCCGTATTCCTCGGCCTGCTGGGCGAGCTTGACGAATTTGCGCGCCCCGCCCTCCTGCTGATTCCCCTCACCGGCAGCAGCGAATCGGAACGCGCGCGCCGGGACATCCAGCGCTGTCATTTCGACACCGCTGGTCGCGCTGGCGGCGGCGGCTTCTGTCATGAACCTTTGCTCCTGGCTGTGCGGAAGTGCTGCGCCACCATCGGTGGAACGTCGAGCTCCGGACGGTGATGTGGCGCGATCATCGCTGCACTTTACAGCCTTCACCAAAATCTGAGTGACCCTCGGGTTTAGTTTTTTCCCCAGACCTCCGGCGACCACCACCGCGCGGCCGTCAGGGGTGCGGCGGGTGCGGTGCGTCGTTGATCAGACCCTCGGCCCAGCCGACCGTCCACTGGGTGGCGGTGGTGCCGTCCTGGTCCACCACGAAGGTGTTGTACAGGCTGTGCACAGGGTTGCCCACGGCATGCACCAGCGTCATCAGACTCGGCACCATATTCAGCGGATTCAGGGCCTGCTGCGGGGCATCGCAGATCAGATCCCCGGGCGCGCAGATGGTGTTGACGCGGCCGGCCAGCGTGCCGAAACCGGTGCGCGCACCCGTCATCGTGATTCCCGGAACCGACAGTCCCTTGAGCGCGACCTCGGCGCCCACACCCGGCGGCGCGTTCCCGATCTCGTCGGCCTGGCCATCGCCCAGCACGCGGCGCCCGTCGGCGATCAATGTGACGCCGAGCACCTGATCGGCGGAGATCGGTCCCTTCCCGGCACCGATCTGGGCGGCGATATCGCCACCGATCACCGCGCCCTGGGAGAACCCGGCGATCACATAGTTGGTCAGCGGGCAGTCCTTGGACATCCGCGCCAGCTCGGCGACCGCCCGCTGGGTGCCCTCCGTGCGGCTGTTGTTGTAGGACTCCTGACCGTCCGGTGGGAGCGCGATCGGATTGGAGAATTGCGCGACGTAGGGGACGGTGTAGATATCGAGCCGGGAGTCCGGGAACTGCTGCCGGATCGGATTGGTCACATGCAGCATCAACGACGCCGGATTGGCCGTCGGATTGTGCGGGTCGTCATTACTGTTCGACTCCCAGGTACCGGGAATGGCCAGTAACTGCACATCCGGGCAGGAGGCCGGTTGGCTGCTGGGCTTGGTCGGCTTCGGCGGCCCGGGCTTGGGCACGTGCAGGCGCCCCGCCAGCACGAACCACAGCACCAGCGCCACGATCACCGCCAGGACCGCGATCAGCAGGAAAACCAAACAGCCCGGCCGCCGGCGGCCGGAAGCCCGGCCGCCGTATCCGGAACGTCGTCGCGCGCTCACTTGTTGCAGTAGGTCTCGGTCGCGACGTCCACGTAGATCTGACCCGCCTGCTCAACCGGCATCTTCTGCGGGTCGAATCCCGGATCGGTGCCGGCCATCGCGTTCACGAACGTCTTGACCTCCGCATCCGAGGCGCCGTTCGCCTTGCTCTGGCAGATGTAGTTGGCGGCGGTCAGCGCGATATCCGGACTCGACGGAGTGACCCCGCGCTTCTTCAGCTCGTCCAGATAGGCCTGATCCTTCTCCGACAGCGGCGGATGGTCGGCCGAGGTGGGGGCGGGCTCGGGCCGCTCGGCGGCGCTGGTCTCGGGGGCCTGCTCAGGGGTGGATTCGGCCGCCGACGGCTCGGCGCTGGGCGCCTTGCTCTGCGCGACCGCGGTCGTGGTGGACGTCTTCAAACTCGGCGTGCTCGACGCCGTGGAGTCGTTGCCACCGCAGGCAGCGAGCAATCCGGAGGCCGCCAAGGCGACCACGATGCCGGCAACCTTGCCACCGGCGATGTACCGTTCTCCGACCGGGCGGGTCCGAAGCATGAATCGTGTCCTCGATCTAGTTCGCTGAGGGCTAGAACTTCTTCACAAGGCCTAGCAGGTCGCGCTCCAGGTTAACGGCAACCTATGAAGAGGTGTGCCCCACGGATGGAACCTCTCACAAACGCCTCACCGGACGCTTACCGGGCCGCCGAACCCGTCGCGGCGAAGCGAGAGCCGAAACTACCGCACTTCGGGGGGCTTGCCGTCGCGTAGCACGATGAATCCCGCCTGGAAGTTCTGCTGCACCCCGCCGGGGACCGGGAACTCGTCGCTGATCGGATAGCCGAGCCTGCCGTTCTCGAAGCCGTTCTGACCCCAGGCGTCCATGATGGGGCCGTTGCGGACCGCCCAGGCGCCCGACAGCGGGCTCCAGTAGATACTGCCGCCCTCGAACCTGCTGTAGCGGCCCAGATCCTTGACCGGCTGCTCGTCGCCCGCCGGGAACCCCAGCCAGCTGTTCTCGTACCCCATCTCCGCGTACTTGCCGAGGACCAGCCCCTGGACCCGGTGCGCGCCGGTTCGGTCGCTGAAGTACATCGGACCGCCCTGGAAGGCCTGCACGACACCGTCCTTGTTCGGCGTCTTGGCCTCCGGCCCACTCGGATAGCCGGCGGGACCCCGCTCGAAGCCCTCGCGGCCCCATGCGTCGAGGATCGCGCCCCGCACCACCTGGGCGCCGGTCTCCGGCGTCCAGTAGACCGAGCCGCCCTGGAAGTTCTGGAAGCGGCCGTGCCCGTCCGGGAGCGGTTGTTCGGCGGCGGCCGGCAGGCCCAGCGGACCGGCCGGGCCGAGAGTGGCCTGATACGTCCCGGCGATCATCCCGGCCACGGCATGGGCGCCGGTGGCCTGCGACCAGAACACCCGGCCGCCCTTGAAATCCTGTGCGCTGCCGTTGGTCACCGGATACTCCGGCGTGACACAGTCGCCGAGCCACGTATCGATCTGCGCCGCCGCGGCGATGGCGCCGCCGGCCGAGCACGGTGGTTTGTCGGCCTCCACCCCCAGCGCGGCCGCGGCCTGCGGCCACGACTGCCGCATCTCGAAATCCCAGTACGGCCACGAATGGGTGCCCGAGGGGCGGTAGTTCGCCTGCACCGGGATGGTCAGCTTGTTCAACTTCTCGACGAAGTTCTGAGACGTCAATCGGGACAACATCTCCAGGCCCATCCCGGCGTAGTTGGTGCTGATTCCCGGGATGTCGGAGGCCTTGTCGTAAGCGCCGGTACTGCCGCTGCCCGCCGAGACGTAGAGGCTGATGCCCTTGAGTTTGGGCGCGAGCTCGTACGGGTCGTGCTCGGACCACTGGGAGTTGGTCGGCGGGCCCCACATGTCGTTGGCGTCGAAGCCACCGGCGTCCCGCATCGCGAACATGATCGCTTGCGGCATACCGACACTGGTGGTGGTGAGGAAGCCCGAATACGAGGCCGCGTACTTCACCCAGTCGGGATTGCGGCCGGCCAGGAACATCGCCGCTGTGCCGCCCATCGAAAGCCCCTCCACGCCACGCACCGCGGTGGCACGCCACTGGTTCTCCAGCAGCGGGGGAAGTTCCTTGGTCAGGAAGGTTTCCCACTGGTAGTTCTTGCCGTTGTCCTGTTGCATCCAGTCGGAGTAGAAACTCGACTGACCGCCGATCGGCAGGACCACGGTGACGTTCTTGTCGGCGTAGAAGTCGACGGCGCCGGCATCCTTGGTCCATCCGCTCTCATCGTCCTGCGCGCGCAATCCGTCGAGCATGAGCAACGAGGGAAAGCGCGCATCCGGCCGGGAATTCCAGTCCCGGGCCAGCAGCAGTTGCACCTGCACCGGTGTCGCCATCGAGGGAGAGTTCACCCACAGCGACACTCGGCGGTCGGTCAGCCAGACCACCTTCTGGATGGTCGCGCCGGCGGGCGCGGGGACGGCGGCTGGTTGGGCGAGGGCCGGAAGTGGCGCCAGCGCGACTCCCGAGAGCATCGGCACGACCGCTGCCGCGGCCAGCATCGCCAGTCGTCGCCGGCCCCGCCGGCCGCGACCGAGTGTCCCCCGTCTGTCGGATGCCACACCTGCCACAGGAGTGTTTGTACCGCGCCCGAGCCGCTCGAGCCGGTAGGACGCGCTGACAGCAAACCTGAGAAATGGCAGCCCACAACGGGACTTGGGCCGTCCCGCAACGATTCGGCGCCGCGCAGATCAGATCTGCGCGGCGCCGAATCAGCTGTCGTTTACGGCCTGTGATCAGGCGTTGAGCGCGGCCAGAATGCCGGCCCGGGCGTTACCCAGCTCGTCCTGCCAGTAGCGCCAGGAGTGGGTACCGGTGGGCGGGAAGTCGTAGGTCGCGGGGATACCCAGGGAGTCCAGCCGAGACTTGAACGAGTGCGTGCTGACCATCGCGATCAGCTCGATTCCCATGGCGTTACCGGTATTGAACAGGCCCACCGGGGAATTCGGGTGATCGTAGGGCCCCGGCAGAGCGCTGGCGGCCGAGATGAACATCGGCAGACCCCGCAGCTGCGGCGCGAACACCATCGGGTCCGAACGCAGCCACTGCGGGCTCCACGGCGCGGCCATCGAGTCGACGTTGAAGCGGCCGGCGTCGAGCATCATCACGCGAATCGCCTCGCGCATACCGGGGGCGTTCCAGTTCAGCGGGCCCGAGAACGAGGCCGCGTACTTGAACTGATCCCGGTGGAATCCCGCCAGGCGCAGTGCCGCCGGACCACTCATCGACAGACCGGCGACCGCGTAGTTGGTCCGCGAAACACCGTAGTTGCTGAGGAAATCCGGAAGTTCCTTGGTGAGGAAGGTTTCCCACTTGTAGGTGAACTTCTGGCCGTTGGTGTTGCTCGGGCCCTGCCAGTCGGCGTACCAGCTGGACTGGCCACCCACCGGCATCACCAGGGTGACGTTGTCGTTGCCGAACATCTGCTGCGCGTTGGTCTCGAAGGACCAGGCGTTGCGGTCGTCGCGGGCCCGCAGACCGTCCAGCAGCAGCAGCGCGCCGTTACCACCGTTGCGCGCCCACTGCACCTGAACCTTGATCGGACCCATACTCGACGGAACCATCAGCTCGTCGTATCCGCCCGCGGGCGTCTGATGTACGGGTGCGTGAATCGGCGCGGCGATAGCGGCCGGGGACATTGCGCCCGCCGCGATCGGTAGCGCCAGCGCGGCACCCGCAGCGAGAAGTCGTGTACGCCAACCACGCTGAGCACCTTGCCGCCGCTGCGGGGATGGCACCGACGCGAGCGCCGAATGCGAAACCGGCGCGGCCGACCTGCCGAAACGCATGGATACTGCTCTCTTTCTGCTGTCTCCTGTTGTCGCCGCGCCCCGACCACTTCCGTCAGCGACGGCAGGATCAGTACTCGAATCGAACCCGACCATTCGATATGAGCGACGCCGCGGCTACGAACGTCGCACGTGCGCTCGCTGGACGATATTCGACCGCCCAATCGTTAGCAACACGGACCCCGCCGGGTGGCTGAAATCCGCCCGTGCGCCATTCGTAATCGTGCAGTGACCCTATCGCGTCGACCGCGAAATCTCAGCGTGAAATGACGAATCAACCACTGCGCCGGTGAATTTCGCCTCGGTTCAGCCGATATTGGCCGAAAGGTCCGGGATCATGCGGTAGGCCTCGTCCTGCCAGTTGAACCAGTCGTGCACACCGACATTCGGGAATGAATACACGACGTTCTGGGCGCCGAGCGACATCATCCGCACCTGGAATGCCCGGGTATTGGCCAATGCCAGGGCCTCGAGCGGAGCGCCGCGGACGATGTGATCAGCGGCCGCGGGCAAGGGCAATCCCAGATCCTGCTGTGACGGGATACCACTACCAGCGGCGATCCAGAGCCGCGTGTTGTTCCCGATCAGCTGGGGCGCGAAGACGAACGGATCCATGCGCAGCCATTGCGGGCCCCACGGCGGGGCCATCGAATCGACGTTGTAACCACCGGCATCTATCATCGCCCCGCGAATCGCTTCGCGCATGCCGGGTGCGGAGATGTTCAGGTAACCGGAGAACGATCCCGCGAAACTGAACTGTTCGGGGTGATACGCGGCCAGGGTCAATGCGGCACTGCCGCCCATCGACAATCCGAAGACGCCGTTGCGGTCGGCCCGAAAGCCCAGCCGGTCACGCAGCGCACCGCGCAGCTGCGAGGTCAGGAAGGTCTCCCATTCGTACCGATAGCTCTTGCCCGGCCCGCCCAGGAATGCCTCCGTGGCGCCGGAGCCGGTTCCGGCGGAGCCGAAATCGGTCGGCCCGGCACCGAAGAACGAGCTCGGCGCATTCCAGTCGGCGTAGAAACTGGACTGCCCGCCCACGGGCATCACCACATTGATATTCCAGTCGGTGAGAACCTGAGCGACATTCGTCTCGATCTCCCAGCCGTTCAAGGTCTCCGGTGCACGCAGGCCGTCGAGGGCATAGACGACTCGATTGGTGTTGCCGTCCTTGGCGCGAAAGATTCGGGACTTGATCGGCCCCATCACCGGTGAGGTCACCCAGAAGTCGGATCCGGACGGATCGAAGGCGGCGGACGCGTTCGCGCCGTGACCGAGAACGGAAACTCCGAGCGGCAGCAGAAGCGCCAATGCCATCCCCAGCGCCGAGCGCCTGGCCCAGGAACCGGACTTACCGACGGACCCACTTCCGACCAACGGCTTCCTGCGCGCAAATCGCATCGAACTCGACCTTTCACCTGAGGCGGCTGCCGCATCCGATCCCACGCCATGCGACCGTCACTCATTCCGGACAACTCAGACAAAGCGCATCGGCGCCGGGCACTCGCCGCTGTACTGCAGGTTCTTCGATACGAAACGAGTATCGGCGATCCAGGGTTGCCGCAAGAAGATCCGAACGCGAAATACTCCGAATGGTGATCTGCGGCACAGTTCCGAATGGAATATACCTGATCGCAACGCCAAGACCGGTTTACAGCAAATCCCCAGCGTCGGCGGCGTCCGGATACGGCAGCGCGAATCCACAGAACATCCGGAAACGACGTGGCCCCGCGACGGAAGTCCGCCGCGGGGCCATGTGTCGTGCTGGTATCAGCCGATATTGGCCGACAGATCCGGGATCATCCGATAGACCTCGGCCTCCCAGTTGTGCCAGTTGTGCACACCCACGTTCGGGAAGTCGTAGGTGACATTGCCGGCGCCCAGGGTCATCATCCGGACCTGGAAGGCACGGGTGTTGGCGAGCGCCAACGCCTCCAGCGGCGAGCCCTGGATGATGTCGAGCGGCGCGACGGCGTCCGCCGGGGCGGGCAGACCGCTACCGGCCGCGACCCACAACCGGGTGTTGTTGGCCTTCAACCGCGGCGCGAAGACGAACGGGTCCATGCGCAGCCACTGCGGGCCCCACGGGGGCGCCATCGCGTCGATGTTGTAGCCGCCGGCACTGAGCATGGCCACACGCATGGCCTCGCGCATACCCGGTGCGGAGATGTTCAGGTAGCCCGAGAACGAACCGGCGTAGCTGAACTGATCCGGGTGGTACGCGGCCAGGGTCAGCGCGGCGCTACCGCCCATGGACAAGCCGAACACACCGTTGCGGTGCGAGCTGAAGCCCATCCGGCCGGCGAGCGCGTTGGGCAGATCCTGAGTCAGGAAGGATTCCCACTTGTAGGTGTTGGCCTTGCCCAGCGTTTCGTTGTAGTTGGACGAACCGGTCATCGCCGACCCCGTCGACGAGCCCGCGGAACCGGCCGACGCCGTGTCGATGCCGAAGAAGTTGCTCGGCGCGTTCCAGTCGGCGTAGAAGCTCGACGGTCCGCCGACCGGCATGACCACATTGATGTTGGCACCGGTCAGCGCCGGGATGATGTTGGTGTCGTTCTCCCAGCCGTTGAGATCACCACGGGCGCGCATACCGTCGAGGGCGTACACCACCCGACTGGTGTTGCCGTCCGCGGCACGGAAGATGCGGGATTTGATCGGCCCCATGGACGAGTCGACCCAGAAGTCGATACCGGAGGGGTTGAACGCGGCAGCCGCATGTCCGGCCTCTGCCACCGACACCCCGAACGGCAGCAACGTCGCCAAGGCCACGCCCACCGCGGACCGCCGGAGCCATCCGGCCCGCCGAGGCGTCGACGGCTGATGCGACCGTCCCCGACGTCTCTGCTGCACCCATCGCACAGTCACGCCTCGCATATCCCTGTCCGGCCTTTCCGTAGTGCGGCCGTCCGACCGCTTTTCTTCTCTGCGAATGATCACCCGTGCGCATCCGAGGATGCGCCCCCGACGGACGTCCGTCACCGAGCGTATCGCGAAATCGATACGTCGGCGTTATCAAACCGAGACTAATACACGACCGATTCGTGGCCGGGGTGGGTCTAGTTGGGCATCGGGGGCGGTGTCGTCGGATCCACCAGGTGACAACGCTGGATCTCGTACTTGGGCACCCGGTCGATACGATACTTCGCGAAGTGCAGCGACTGGATGAGGTTGTGTTTGAACCGATCCCGGGTCAGCGGAGCCCGGTAGGAAGCCAGCAGATCCTGAGTGGCCGGGCAGCTCAGCGCGGTGCGCGCCTGGGTCACCCACTTCTCGTCGAGGAACCACG
The genomic region above belongs to Nocardia spumae and contains:
- a CDS encoding alpha/beta hydrolase — protein: MRGVTVRWVQQRRRGRSHQPSTPRRAGWLRRSAVGVALATLLPFGVSVAEAGHAAAAFNPSGIDFWVDSSMGPIKSRIFRAADGNTSRVVYALDGMRARGDLNGWENDTNIIPALTGANINVVMPVGGPSSFYADWNAPSNFFGIDTASAGSAGSSTGSAMTGSSNYNETLGKANTYKWESFLTQDLPNALAGRMGFSSHRNGVFGLSMGGSAALTLAAYHPDQFSYAGSFSGYLNISAPGMREAMRVAMLSAGGYNIDAMAPPWGPQWLRMDPFVFAPRLKANNTRLWVAAGSGLPAPADAVAPLDIIQGSPLEALALANTRAFQVRMMTLGAGNVTYDFPNVGVHNWHNWEAEVYRMIPDLSANIG
- a CDS encoding alpha/beta hydrolase, which produces MRFARRKPLVGSGSVGKSGSWARRSALGMALALLLPLGVSVLGHGANASAAFDPSGSDFWVTSPVMGPIKSRIFRAKDGNTNRVVYALDGLRAPETLNGWEIETNVAQVLTDWNINVVMPVGGQSSFYADWNAPSSFFGAGPTDFGSAGTGSGATEAFLGGPGKSYRYEWETFLTSQLRGALRDRLGFRADRNGVFGLSMGGSAALTLAAYHPEQFSFAGSFSGYLNISAPGMREAIRGAMIDAGGYNVDSMAPPWGPQWLRMDPFVFAPQLIGNNTRLWIAAGSGIPSQQDLGLPLPAAADHIVRGAPLEALALANTRAFQVRMMSLGAQNVVYSFPNVGVHDWFNWQDEAYRMIPDLSANIG